Proteins from one Myxococcales bacterium genomic window:
- a CDS encoding chlorite dismutase family protein — MSHPAPDAPAVDVRERGAPRDGVPQFLDRRLFMQLLCFDCGPTLMPDAAVAKLGESLAAARMPSVIYEDVNHPQGLAVLGFSEDPGDFVTKLRRATWNEELVGLKLRPSLTMIGRTYSTGYEADLPFWLLERPRKTVLNPDWPWAIWYPLRRKGEFERLDAKDRGGILREHGGIGRAYGEADLAHDVRLACHGLDENDNEFVIGLVGKELHPLSHVIQAMRRTRQTSEFMQQMGPFFVGRAVWRNAAE; from the coding sequence ATGAGCCACCCGGCCCCTGACGCTCCCGCTGTCGACGTACGCGAACGCGGCGCTCCGCGCGACGGTGTCCCGCAGTTCCTCGACCGGCGGCTGTTCATGCAGCTCTTGTGCTTCGACTGCGGTCCGACCTTGATGCCCGATGCGGCGGTGGCAAAGCTCGGTGAAAGCCTGGCAGCCGCCCGCATGCCGTCGGTGATCTACGAGGACGTCAATCATCCTCAAGGGCTCGCGGTGCTCGGCTTCTCGGAGGACCCGGGTGACTTCGTGACCAAGCTGCGTCGGGCCACCTGGAACGAAGAGCTGGTCGGCCTCAAGCTGCGCCCGAGCTTGACCATGATCGGTCGCACCTACTCCACCGGCTACGAAGCGGACCTGCCGTTCTGGCTGCTCGAGCGCCCCAGAAAGACGGTCCTCAACCCGGACTGGCCGTGGGCCATCTGGTATCCCTTGCGCCGCAAGGGTGAGTTCGAGCGGCTCGACGCCAAGGATCGGGGCGGCATCTTGCGCGAGCACGGCGGCATCGGCAGGGCCTACGGCGAGGCAGATCTCGCGCACGACGTTCGCCTCGCGTGCCACGGGCTCGACGAGAACGACAACGAGTTCGTGATCGGCCTCGTGGGCAAGGAGCTGCACCCGCTGTCGCACGTGATTCAGGCGATGCGACGCACGCGGCAGACCTCCGAGTTCATGCAACAGATGGGGCCGTTCTTCGTGGGGCGGGCCGTGTGGCGCAACGCCGCGGAATGA
- the hisZ gene encoding ATP phosphoribosyltransferase regulatory subunit, whose product MQSPDEHLGSALAHPLPAGMRDLLPSESRALGELGRGLAETFELYGYQRVTVPVFEYAAVLERGLGALDPREVLRFVEPESGEVVALRPDMTPQIARLVATRLGQTPSPARLAYEGSIVRMRRERARRHRQIPQSGIELIGSPAPEGDFEVVRVACAALRRVGLAHFVLDLGHARIAGALLDALSASLSRELVEALGQKDPRELERRAVAGGLDASLTRALVGLTELHGGPEIWPIAKRLLAGTPAQPGLEEIQRFWEFATAEGLAPELSVDLGEVRDLGYYTGITFQILAEGPGAPVGSGGRYDRLLEQFGAPRPAAGFAVALDHLTWALGSSSQPGRTRVLVAGKRTEPVLAALRERGVACAKGDVDLWAHARAWQFTHVLELADRAGKLTCLTDGRVSELSALEPEAVARQISGSDPPESGQKDERQ is encoded by the coding sequence ATGCAATCGCCCGACGAGCACCTTGGCAGCGCCCTCGCGCACCCCCTCCCGGCGGGAATGCGCGATCTGCTGCCCAGCGAGAGCCGCGCCCTCGGTGAGCTCGGCCGCGGTCTGGCCGAGACCTTCGAGCTGTACGGCTACCAGCGCGTAACGGTGCCGGTGTTCGAGTACGCGGCGGTGCTCGAGCGCGGTCTGGGCGCGCTCGACCCGCGCGAAGTGCTCCGCTTCGTCGAGCCGGAGTCAGGCGAGGTCGTGGCGCTCCGGCCCGACATGACCCCGCAGATCGCGCGGCTGGTGGCGACGCGACTCGGGCAGACGCCGTCCCCGGCCCGCCTGGCCTACGAAGGGTCGATCGTGCGCATGCGGCGCGAGCGCGCGCGGCGCCACCGACAGATCCCCCAGAGTGGCATCGAGTTGATCGGCAGCCCGGCTCCGGAAGGAGATTTCGAGGTCGTCCGGGTGGCCTGCGCTGCGCTTCGCCGGGTCGGGCTGGCTCATTTCGTCCTCGATCTCGGGCACGCACGCATCGCCGGCGCGCTGCTCGACGCACTGAGCGCGTCGCTCTCGCGCGAGCTCGTGGAGGCTCTCGGTCAGAAGGACCCGCGCGAGCTCGAACGGCGCGCGGTCGCCGGTGGACTGGACGCGAGCCTGACTCGAGCGTTGGTCGGTCTCACCGAATTGCACGGCGGTCCCGAGATCTGGCCCATTGCCAAGCGACTGCTCGCCGGCACACCCGCGCAGCCGGGCCTCGAAGAGATCCAGCGCTTCTGGGAGTTCGCAACGGCTGAGGGACTAGCACCGGAGCTCAGTGTCGATCTCGGCGAGGTCCGAGACCTCGGCTACTACACGGGGATCACCTTTCAGATCCTGGCGGAAGGCCCCGGCGCGCCCGTCGGCTCGGGGGGCCGCTACGACCGCTTGCTCGAGCAGTTCGGCGCGCCGCGACCCGCCGCGGGTTTCGCCGTTGCGCTCGACCACCTGACCTGGGCCCTCGGCTCCAGCTCGCAGCCGGGTCGCACGCGAGTGCTCGTCGCCGGTAAGCGTACGGAGCCGGTGCTCGCGGCGCTCCGCGAGCGTGGGGTGGCCTGCGCCAAGGGCGACGTCGACCTGTGGGCGCACGCCCGAGCGTGGCAGTTCACTCACGTGCTCGAGCTCGCCGATCGCGCAGGCAAGCTCACTTGTTTGACGGACGGACGGGTCAGCGAGCTGTCCGCCCTCGAGCCAGAGGCGGTGGCGCGTCAGATCAGCGGCAGCGACCCGCCAGAGAGCGGGCAAAAGGACGAGCGACAATGA
- a CDS encoding adenylosuccinate synthase, producing the protein MTAVVIVGAQWGDEGKGKIVDFYTESAEMVVRYAGGPNAGHTLVVGEEKLVVRLLPSGILRPQTRCVLGQGMVIDLEVLLGEIDQLTARGYADVRERLVVSDRAHLILPYHLLVDGLREAALGAERAIGTTKKGIGPAYEDKARRTGLRVGDLRDLERFRAGIAAAIEAWSPTLAALGGEIPKADAVVGALGPLRERVLPLIGDASRVVDDAIRAGKRVMFEGAQGTLLDVDHGTYPFVTSSSAVSGGATTGVGVGPSRIDSVVGITKAYTTRVGSGPFPTELFDAAGQHLRDQGAEFGSVTGRPRRCGWLDLPALRYAARVNGLDALAVTKLDVLTGLDELRVCVAYDTPSGRTEDFPIDLLDPKGRVEPVYETLPGWKESLTGVQSLDGLPAAALRYVRFLEAGVRTPLFLVSVGPRRAQTIVLDHPFEPRAGAPG; encoded by the coding sequence ATGACGGCAGTGGTGATCGTAGGCGCCCAGTGGGGGGACGAGGGCAAGGGAAAGATCGTCGATTTCTACACGGAATCTGCGGAAATGGTGGTGCGTTACGCCGGCGGTCCCAACGCTGGACACACCCTGGTGGTGGGCGAAGAAAAACTGGTCGTGCGGCTCTTGCCGAGCGGCATCCTCCGGCCACAGACCCGCTGTGTACTGGGTCAAGGAATGGTCATCGATCTCGAGGTGCTCTTGGGTGAGATCGACCAGCTGACCGCGCGGGGTTACGCGGATGTGCGTGAGCGTTTGGTGGTCAGCGATCGCGCTCATTTGATCTTGCCGTATCACCTGCTCGTCGACGGACTTCGGGAGGCGGCGCTCGGTGCTGAACGCGCCATCGGCACCACCAAAAAGGGCATCGGTCCGGCGTACGAGGACAAAGCGCGGCGCACGGGCCTGCGGGTCGGCGATCTGCGCGACCTCGAGCGCTTCCGTGCTGGCATTGCGGCCGCCATCGAAGCGTGGAGTCCGACGCTGGCTGCGCTCGGCGGTGAGATCCCGAAAGCCGACGCCGTCGTCGGCGCCCTCGGGCCGCTACGCGAGCGCGTTCTGCCGCTCATCGGCGATGCGTCGCGGGTAGTGGACGACGCGATTCGCGCGGGAAAACGCGTGATGTTCGAGGGAGCGCAGGGCACGCTGCTGGACGTCGATCACGGCACCTATCCGTTCGTGACCTCGAGCTCCGCAGTCTCGGGCGGAGCAACCACCGGAGTCGGCGTGGGTCCGAGCCGCATCGACAGCGTGGTGGGGATCACCAAGGCGTACACCACTCGCGTGGGTTCGGGGCCGTTCCCCACGGAGCTGTTCGACGCGGCTGGTCAGCATCTCCGCGATCAAGGCGCGGAGTTTGGATCGGTGACCGGACGCCCGCGGCGCTGTGGGTGGCTCGATCTGCCGGCGCTTCGCTACGCCGCCCGCGTCAACGGGCTCGATGCCCTGGCGGTCACCAAGCTGGACGTGCTCACAGGGCTCGACGAGCTGCGTGTCTGCGTCGCCTACGACACGCCGAGCGGGCGCACGGAGGACTTCCCGATCGACCTGCTCGACCCCAAGGGCCGAGTCGAACCCGTGTATGAAACGCTACCGGGCTGGAAAGAGTCGCTGACCGGGGTGCAGAGCCTCGACGGGCTGCCTGCGGCGGCGCTCCGCTACGTGCGTTTTCTGGAAGCGGGGGTGCGCACGCCGCTATTTCTGGTCAGCGTGGGGCCGCGCCGCGCCCAGACCATCGTGCTCGATCATCCCTTCGAGCCGCGAGCGGGTGCTCCCGGCTGA
- a CDS encoding tetratricopeptide repeat protein, with amino-acid sequence MLSDVTVGRDEDARTLLERALALAPNSPLAGRAWFNLAIASARLGKPERERSAYTKALESVWEPGFRANIYANRGESSMVLGRLDDAIADYKKAIVVADRPDLTALAQYGLGVALERNGDLPRALDAMQSARSIKIPGVGSALDLPSVFFVPAYDAHYYKALEAMSAARSAKKPELVAAHLLDAGDEWQKYLELAVPDKHRWVPNARRHSEQVLTRLRGLAKDLKRRAAAVRRGR; translated from the coding sequence TTGCTCTCGGACGTCACGGTGGGGCGCGACGAAGACGCACGAACGCTGCTCGAACGTGCGCTCGCGCTGGCGCCGAACTCGCCGCTTGCCGGTCGAGCTTGGTTCAACCTGGCCATTGCGTCGGCCCGCCTGGGCAAGCCCGAGCGCGAGCGAAGTGCGTACACCAAGGCCCTCGAGAGCGTCTGGGAACCCGGCTTTCGCGCCAATATCTACGCGAACCGCGGCGAATCGAGCATGGTTCTGGGGCGTTTGGACGACGCGATCGCGGACTATAAAAAGGCCATCGTGGTCGCCGATCGACCCGATCTAACGGCGCTTGCTCAGTACGGACTCGGGGTTGCGCTCGAGCGCAACGGAGACCTGCCCCGAGCGCTCGACGCGATGCAGTCCGCCCGCTCGATCAAGATCCCAGGAGTGGGCTCTGCGCTCGACCTGCCGAGTGTGTTCTTCGTGCCGGCGTACGACGCTCACTACTACAAGGCGCTCGAAGCGATGTCCGCCGCACGCTCAGCGAAGAAGCCGGAGCTCGTTGCGGCACACCTGCTCGACGCGGGGGACGAGTGGCAGAAGTACCTCGAGCTGGCAGTGCCCGACAAACACCGGTGGGTACCCAACGCGCGGCGACACTCCGAGCAAGTCCTCACTCGCTTGCGCGGCCTGGCGAAAGACCTCAAGCGGCGCGCGGCAGCGGTTCGTCGGGGGCGCTGA
- a CDS encoding DUF4398 domain-containing protein: MKTSPGRSSALAVFALVASLGGIALASRAGGDREQALAALGTLEGNPAHARLAHEPITSAKRALTRADEARASGDMKHAPELEALAREHAETASDLVRAAEAEKKRGDAQKQLSDAETQLSRAKALLEETLARRGRAQAKLEGLEVGRATPDAGVGPNAGKPSVSKPTGKPPLVTPAKKPAPLPKPAPGKGGQP, encoded by the coding sequence GTGAAAACCTCGCCTGGACGCTCCTCGGCGCTCGCCGTTTTTGCTCTCGTCGCGAGCCTGGGCGGCATCGCCCTAGCCAGCCGCGCGGGCGGCGATCGCGAACAGGCGCTCGCGGCGCTCGGAACGCTGGAAGGCAATCCAGCGCACGCCCGCTTGGCCCACGAACCCATCACCTCCGCCAAACGCGCGCTCACCCGCGCCGACGAGGCGCGCGCGAGCGGAGACATGAAACACGCGCCCGAGCTCGAAGCGCTCGCGCGCGAGCACGCCGAGACCGCGAGTGATCTGGTGCGGGCGGCGGAAGCGGAGAAGAAACGCGGCGACGCCCAGAAGCAGCTCTCGGACGCCGAGACCCAGCTGTCGCGGGCCAAAGCGCTGCTCGAAGAGACACTCGCGCGACGCGGGCGGGCGCAAGCCAAGCTGGAGGGTCTCGAAGTGGGCCGCGCGACACCGGACGCGGGTGTCGGTCCGAACGCCGGCAAACCGTCAGTGTCCAAGCCGACGGGCAAGCCTCCCCTCGTGACCCCGGCGAAGAAACCGGCACCCTTGCCCAAACCCGCGCCCGGCAAAGGAGGGCAACCGTGA
- a CDS encoding dCMP deaminase family protein — MRNRASWDEYFMAIAREVATRSTCERKHVGAVIVREKMILATGYNGSIRGLPHCDDEGHLMEDGHCVRTVHAEANAIVQAARNGMRVEDSGIYVTASPCFGCFKLVANSGIRRIVFGEFYRDHCIFEFSKLLGIELVHLEPEAVA; from the coding sequence ATGCGAAACAGGGCGAGCTGGGACGAGTACTTCATGGCGATCGCGCGCGAGGTGGCGACGCGCTCCACCTGCGAGCGAAAGCACGTCGGAGCGGTGATTGTGCGGGAGAAGATGATCCTCGCGACGGGCTACAACGGTTCGATTCGGGGACTCCCGCACTGCGACGACGAAGGGCACCTGATGGAGGACGGCCATTGCGTGCGCACGGTGCACGCCGAGGCCAACGCCATCGTGCAAGCGGCGCGCAACGGCATGCGGGTGGAGGACTCCGGCATCTACGTGACCGCCTCGCCGTGTTTCGGCTGTTTCAAACTGGTGGCCAACTCGGGCATCCGTCGCATCGTGTTCGGCGAGTTCTACCGCGATCATTGCATCTTCGAGTTCAGCAAGCTGCTGGGGATCGAGCTCGTTCACCTCGAGCCCGAGGCGGTGGCGTGA
- a CDS encoding D-alanine--D-alanine ligase, with protein sequence MTVLSVAVIAGGPSAEANVSRTSARAVSAALEAAGHRATIIELDAELPAALKRGQFAVVFPVTHGPVGEDGCLQGLLEVLNVRYVGSGVLASALAASKPHAKALFRLAGLPVADEVLLVDTDDASAVARVHATLGRSVVVKPASGGSAIGTTRVGDAEPDAALAEAIAAARAVDPRVLVERFIVGNEVTCGVLEDQRGVRALPPTLILAKAADWYDFESRYKAGGSEHQCPAPLADAVTRRIQEVALGAYEALGCRDLGRVDFVVGDAEDGSEVTLLEVNTLPGMTATSLYPEAARAEGLGFPELCSLLARRAAERPLRSAPTELAMP encoded by the coding sequence GTGACGGTGCTCTCCGTCGCGGTGATCGCCGGCGGTCCGTCGGCGGAGGCCAACGTGAGCCGTACGTCGGCTCGGGCGGTGAGTGCGGCGCTCGAAGCGGCGGGCCACCGCGCGACGATCATCGAGCTCGACGCGGAGCTGCCCGCCGCGCTGAAGCGTGGGCAGTTCGCGGTTGTGTTCCCGGTCACGCACGGACCGGTTGGAGAGGACGGCTGCCTGCAAGGCCTCTTGGAGGTCTTGAACGTGCGCTACGTGGGCTCCGGCGTGCTGGCCAGCGCGCTGGCGGCGTCGAAGCCCCACGCCAAGGCGCTATTTCGCTTGGCGGGCCTGCCGGTGGCTGACGAGGTCCTGCTCGTCGATACGGACGATGCGTCCGCGGTTGCCCGCGTGCATGCGACGCTCGGGCGTTCGGTGGTGGTCAAGCCAGCCTCCGGAGGCTCGGCCATCGGCACGACGCGGGTGGGCGACGCGGAGCCTGACGCTGCGCTCGCCGAGGCGATTGCGGCGGCCCGCGCCGTCGATCCGCGTGTGTTGGTCGAGCGTTTCATCGTTGGCAACGAAGTGACGTGCGGAGTGCTCGAGGACCAGCGCGGAGTCAGGGCGTTGCCCCCGACGCTGATCTTGGCGAAGGCCGCCGACTGGTACGACTTCGAGTCGCGATACAAGGCCGGTGGCAGCGAGCACCAGTGCCCCGCGCCCCTCGCGGACGCGGTGACGCGTCGCATTCAAGAGGTTGCGCTCGGGGCCTACGAGGCGCTCGGCTGCCGCGATCTGGGGCGCGTCGATTTCGTCGTCGGTGACGCAGAGGACGGCAGTGAAGTGACGTTGCTCGAGGTCAACACGTTGCCGGGCATGACCGCGACCAGCCTGTACCCGGAGGCTGCTCGAGCGGAGGGTCTCGGGTTTCCGGAGCTGTGTTCGCTGCTGGCGCGGCGGGCCGCAGAGCGGCCGCTGCGCTCGGCGCCCACCGAGCTGGCGATGCCGTGA